GCAACTCGGCACGAGCAAACAACTGCTCGATGTTGCGCTCTGTCTCGCCGATATATTTGCTGAGCACGGCCGACAGATCGACGCGGTATAGGGGCAATGAAAGTTCGTTCGCAAGAATCGACGAAGCCATTGTCTTACCCGTGCCCGGCGGGCCATAGAACAGCACGCATAAATTGGTGATGCCCGGATACTTGGCCCCGAATCCCCAGGCATCGATCACGTGCGACCGGCAACGCATTTGCCCCAGCGTCTCTTGCAGGAGTCCCATCGTTCGCTCAGGCGCGACGAGATCAGAGAGCCGATACGGTGCATCCACGCGCTTTGCCACGCCGATCGGCTGATCTTCGGCCGCGGCGCGGCACGCGTCCCACAACAACGGCTCGAAGTTACCGTCGCCGTTCAATGCCTGTCGCCCCGCGACGGCGTCGACAACGGAGGCAATACGTGCTTCCGTGAACGCATAGGCGCCGGCGATCGCGGTCGATAGCGTGTCGTCGAGCGGCAGATCGTGATAGGTCGCGTGCTTTTGCCATGCCTGTCTGCGTAATTCGGCCGTGGGCGGCGGTACGCGCACTTGGAACAATCGCACGCCCTGTTGGCGCGCACTCGCGACGATATCGACCACGCGCCGTGCGGGGCCGTTCAGGATAACGACATACGTCGACGTCTTCAGCAACAATTGGAGCGTGCTGTCGAACAAATCGATCTGTTCGCGCTCCTCGTTGCCGATCAATGCCTCGCTCTGGGTCAGCATCAGCACTTGCGTGCATAGCGCGGCATCGCGGCAAGCCATGCGCAGTTGCTGCAGCAACGTCGCGAGCCGTTGATCGGCGCTTTGATGCGCCCAGCGAAGAAAGCGGGCATCCAATTGCGCGATGCCATAGCCGAGATCCGCGAACGCGGCGGCCGCCAATGCACCGGCAAGCGTGACGTCGTCGGTCTCGATGTGAAGCACGATGGAGCCGGACCGAGCGCTCGACTCCGCGCAGATATCGACGAAGCGTCGCCATTGACGTTTCACGTTTTGGTCGACGATCAGTTCGTCCAGCCCCTCCTCGGCGGTCACGTCGATCGCCAGATGGTCGCCGATCCGAGGTTGCGGCGCCGCAAGGCCGAGCAGGTATGCGGTGAGCGCGTGGGCCAAGCGATAACCGCCGTCGAGCGTCGCGACGTTGACGTCGACGAGATCGATCAGTTGACGAGCGCACAAGGCGCTATCGGAGAATAGGCAAGCGCGCATGTCGCCTAGGAGATAGGTAGCAGTCCTAAGCGATGTGTGTTCGGCAGTATCGGCCGTCGATCGTCCGTTGGTGTCATCGTCGTCGGTCTCTTGCAGGGAGCGTGTCAGCGATGCGAATGCCTCATTGATCGATCGATCGGTTTCTACCATCAGCGCAAGCGTCAATAGTTGAACCTCGCGTGCATCGAGTTGGAACGCGAGCGCGACATGGGCAAGTGGGATGAAAATCTCCGATGTGACCGTCGCAGCCATTCGTGCGGCGATGGTGCGCCAGGTATATGAGGCATCGTACCGGGATGCAATGGCGGGGTCAGCCATGTCACCATGCGCCTGCGCGAGCAGGGATTCGACGAAGCGCCGCAAGTCGTCGAGGAAAGCAGCGTTGTCGTTGTACGGCAGTGCTAGGTCTGCAGAAAGATCGCTCATCTCACGTCCTTGCGGGGTCTCGCTGACTCAAACCCATCAACGCATCCCGCCGATGACAAAACGAACAACACACGTCAAGGAAGCAGGCTACCCTGCAAACGGCGTAAAACGCACAATTAGATTAAAAGATTTATTTACCACACCTTGCTGGTAGTACTGAACATCGATCGCATCACCCTCGGAAACCGGTACCGAAATAAACGCTGAACCAGCGGCACCCGGCCCTCCCTTAGTGTGATAGCTCGTCTCGAATGCACTTGAATAGTAAGATGCGACGCCAGCAGATCCATTGACCTTTACTTCAAACGTATAATAAAAGAAGTTATGACTTCCTCCGGAAATATAATCCCCGCTATTCACATTATCCGTTGTCAATATAAACATCCCATCACTTGAAGCGCTATGTGAAAAACAAGGTATGGGACCGCCCTGATTTTGCGCAGTCCCTACCGCACTGTTGTATATCGTTTCCGGCGCACCGAAGACACTGCCTGATTTTGTCGAGATAATTTGACCTTGTACCGTCAGGTTGCCCTCAACCACCACATCGTGACCGAACGTAGCGGTCTGCCCTTTTACCTGAAGCGCTCCCTCCAGGGTCGAGTCGCCCTTGACGTCCAACGTTCCGTCGAGCGTCGAGGCACCCTTGACCTCTAGCGTTCCGTCAAGCGTCGAGGTGCCCTTGACCTCCAGTGTTCCATCGAGTGTCGAGGCACCCTTGACCCCCAGCGTCCCATCGAGTGTCGAGGCACCCTTGACCTCCAGCGTCCCGTCGAGCGTCGATGCGCCCTTGACCTCCAAATCATGAGCGACCACCACCTTTTGCCCGCCACCATCCAGCGTGCCGTCGAGCGTCACGTTGCCTTTCACTTCCAATTGTCCCTGAAGCGTCGAGTCGCCTTTGACATTCAGCGCCCCATCCAGCGTGGAATCGCCTTTGACCTCTAGCTCCCCTTCAAACATCGAATCGCGCTTGACATCCAGGCGCCCCTCAATCGTCACATCGCCCTTAACGTCGAGTGCACCATCAACATCAAGTGCCCCCGCGAAACTGATTGGCCCATTAACCTGCAGCGCGTAATTGCTATCGATCTTCACCGCGCTGTCATCGACATTGATCGCCACGGTATTAGGCACATTGCCGTTGTTTTGCACCACTGTCAGCGCCGGCGGTAGGCTCGGCTGCGTCCCTCCGCCCACTTGCATCAGCGGCCACGATGTCTGCACGAACGACGACATCATCGGCAGCAACGGCGTGCCGTCATCGATCGAAATCTTATGCATCGTCAAATGCGTCGGATCCGTAACCGAATCCACCCGCCACGTCTGCGGCGCGCTGGCCACGTCGAGCGCGATTTCCGCTCGCAGGGTTGCGCCATCGGGCAATTTTGTAAACGTCGTCCCGGCGCCCGTGACCTGCGTACCGTTCGACGTTATCGTGCCAGCCCCGGTGGTCCATCGCCCCGGCTCGGTGCTGTACATGTATCCGCTGTTGGTCACGTTCTCCGAAAACGCCTGCGTCAACGTCAGTGCCGTATCGCTCGTGACCGGCGGTGCGATTTTTGATTCGATTACTTTTTGCTGCGGCACGAACCGATCTATCACCAGTACATCGCCGCTTTGAAGCTTCGCTTGGCTCTGGAACTGCGTACCACCGCTCCCTCTCACGGTATTGCCATCCGGTGTAATCAAGCCCGTGCCCGGTGCTTCATCCTTCGCGCCGCTGCTCACGCTGACATAGCCATACTTCGTCGGACCGAGCCCCAGCGGGAACGACGCCTCCAACGTCAAGCCATCGTCGCTCTCAACCGATGCGATCTTCGCCTCTTGCTTGAGCACGACCCCGAACTGCAGAATCTTGCCCGCCAAATCTTGTGTAAAGTTCGTCTGATAGCCCTGCAACGTAACCACGCCGTTTTCCGCCGACACCGCCGTCACTAGCCC
The sequence above is a segment of the Trinickia acidisoli genome. Coding sequences within it:
- a CDS encoding ATP-binding protein translates to MSDLSADLALPYNDNAAFLDDLRRFVESLLAQAHGDMADPAIASRYDASYTWRTIAARMAATVTSEIFIPLAHVALAFQLDAREVQLLTLALMVETDRSINEAFASLTRSLQETDDDDTNGRSTADTAEHTSLRTATYLLGDMRACLFSDSALCARQLIDLVDVNVATLDGGYRLAHALTAYLLGLAAPQPRIGDHLAIDVTAEEGLDELIVDQNVKRQWRRFVDICAESSARSGSIVLHIETDDVTLAGALAAAAFADLGYGIAQLDARFLRWAHQSADQRLATLLQQLRMACRDAALCTQVLMLTQSEALIGNEEREQIDLFDSTLQLLLKTSTYVVILNGPARRVVDIVASARQQGVRLFQVRVPPPTAELRRQAWQKHATYHDLPLDDTLSTAIAGAYAFTEARIASVVDAVAGRQALNGDGNFEPLLWDACRAAAEDQPIGVAKRVDAPYRLSDLVAPERTMGLLQETLGQMRCRSHVIDAWGFGAKYPGITNLCVLFYGPPGTGKTMASSILANELSLPLYRVDLSAVLSKYIGETERNIEQLFARAELLNVVLLFDEAEGLFSKRTETKDSHDRFANLQVGFLLQRIESYPGLVILSTNLMSNLDKAFLRRFRFIIEFPFPTSDERLRLWRQIFPAQVRLDADVDLGLLAQKASLAGGHIRNAAISAAFLAARDGTNVKMMHLVKSVGREYEKLGKLFSESEF
- a CDS encoding polymer-forming cytoskeletal protein — its product is MSTNPISRVAYFSGEALLTADFQDEQKYHKEMRERLSQGLLTPGILKGLDIEWSHGDSQVTVRAGTALDSQGQLIALTEDTPYAPSPLVDGKQNFLTISYDEVQDRLVQNTYGQGYKRWVETNRIECTQDYDPNGPAILLAVIGASGGAIQSIYYCYGQYMRRHVSAVLRSVEFVGPNADGVQSLPLSDVPPPSMSIGATEQGTLEIEAPVIELSGAVTADSMTAAGSFMGTFDGSFKGTFEGDGSQLNLPSTNYWTRNNADDSLFYMGGNVGVNDNQPSAVLSVGQPMHSLIGIGLVTAVSAENGVVTLQGYQTNFTQDLAGKILQFGVVLKQEAKIASVESDDGLTLEASFPLGLGPTKYGYVSVSSGAKDEAPGTGLITPDGNTVRGSGGTQFQSQAKLQSGDVLVIDRFVPQQKVIESKIAPPVTSDTALTLTQAFSENVTNSGYMYSTEPGRWTTGAGTITSNGTQVTGAGTTFTKLPDGATLRAEIALDVASAPQTWRVDSVTDPTHLTMHKISIDDGTPLLPMMSSFVQTSWPLMQVGGGTQPSLPPALTVVQNNGNVPNTVAINVDDSAVKIDSNYALQVNGPISFAGALDVDGALDVKGDVTIEGRLDVKRDSMFEGELEVKGDSTLDGALNVKGDSTLQGQLEVKGNVTLDGTLDGGGQKVVVAHDLEVKGASTLDGTLEVKGASTLDGTLGVKGASTLDGTLEVKGTSTLDGTLEVKGASTLDGTLDVKGDSTLEGALQVKGQTATFGHDVVVEGNLTVQGQIISTKSGSVFGAPETIYNSAVGTAQNQGGPIPCFSHSASSDGMFILTTDNVNSGDYISGGSHNFFYYTFEVKVNGSAGVASYYSSAFETSYHTKGGPGAAGSAFISVPVSEGDAIDVQYYQQGVVNKSFNLIVRFTPFAG